The following DNA comes from Paenibacillus crassostreae.
CATCTCTGCTCTCTTTATTATAAACAGTACGGACTTCCCTATACAGCTTTGAGATATTTTACCGTATACGGACCAAGACAGCGACCAGATATGGGTTTTCACCGTTTCATGAAGGCCGCAATACTAGATCAACCATTAACGATTTATGGGAATGGTCAGCAAACACGTGATTTCACTTATATTAGTGACTTAGTTGAAGGCAATATTCAAGCGATGAACTATAAGAATCACGGGACAGTATTTAATATCGGCGGAGTCGAGACAGCATCAGTTAATGAAGTGATCACAACAATCGAGCGTCTTTCCGGTAAGAAATTGCAATTAAGTTATTTACCTGAGCAACCAGGCGACCCCTTTACAACACGCGGTGATATTTCATTTGCCCGTAATGAATTAGGTTATCATCCGATCATTTCGTTGGACGAAGGAATGACAGAACAATGGGCTTATATTTCTGGTCTTTATGGAAACGAAGTGGCATCTCCAAAATAGTCGTTTATCGGGTTTCCGATCAGAATGCTGGACATATGCTACTATAAATATTTCTTATTGTGATCGGAGGTGAAACGCTTGATTGGAATACTGTATTCAAAGACCATGCTTCTACATTTAATAAAAGGAAAACGTAGCTTTGAGAAACCTTCTTTCTATGTGGAAACTACCCGTGAAATAGGCGAAGAAATTATCTTTCTATCGCTGTCTGATATCAATTGGAGCAAAGGGACTGTTCGGGGCTGGAACGGAGTAGACCCAATTATTATAAGAAGATCCCTTCCCGATGTAATTATTAATCGAACGAGAACAAATCATCCTCATACAAAAATGTTGATCCAGCGTTTAAAAAGAATGGGCAAGATTGTTTTGAATGAACAGAACGTCATTTCCAAATTGGAAATTCATCATATTTTAACTAAAAACAATAAACTGGTACCCTATCTTCCGGAGACCGACTCAGTGACACATCATTCAGTGAGAGATTTATTAGAACATAACACCTCTCTGTTTCTCAAACCAAGTACAGCTTCTGTCGGAAACGGAATCATTCGCATCCGCAAAATTAATAATAAAACAGTAGCCGAAATCAATATACTAGGTCGAACTAAAATGTATAGAGTTGGTATCAATCAAATCATTACAATGGTTAAAAGAAAGAAACGAGACTACCTTGTACAGGGGGGAGTCTCTCTCATGAAATATAACGGAAATCCCGTTGATTTCCGAGTGTCTATGCAAAAGAACGGTAAGGGCCGCTGGCAATATACAGGAATGGTTGGGAGAGTAGCGAAAAAGGGATCCATCGTTACCAATCTTCACTGCGGTGGACAATCGCTAAAGGCAACAAAACTATTTGAACATTGGGGTTGGAATAGTGCCAGAATTGAGGGAGCGGTTGCAAAGCTAGGCTTACGGATTGCCAAAACACTTGAAAAAGAATTCCCGAACATTGCTGACTTAGGATTGGACATTGCCCTTGACGAGTCGCAACACCCCTGGATTATAGAAGTTAATTTCCGGGATTTACGAATTACATTTCGGGATGCCGGAGATAAGGAAACGTGGCGAAGCACATTTAAAACCCCCATTTACTATGCGGCATATCTTATCAAACAGATTAGAGAACAACAGAATACACGAGGATTGGATTTGAACAATAGTGATTTACCAGACGAACATGACATTTATCGAGATGAGAATGCTACACCAACGGAAACTGTACCAGAGTTACCTTCTGTTTTGGAATCATGAACCAAGGTTTATAATGAATAAACCCGCTAGTAACTGGTAATATCCCCTTTAAGTAGACACTCAAAAAAAACCGCATGTTATCATGTGGGAAAGAGTGAACTTGGAGGGGATATTTTTATGGCTAAAAAAGGACAAGTATTTCAACAGTATACGAATGAATTTAAAGAAGTAGCGGTCAAAGAATACCTTAAGGGATTAGCAAGCTTCAAAGTGGTGGCAGAAAACTTGGGAATTAGGAACTGCACACAATTAAAAGTATGGGTGAGAAAGTGGCGAGATGGAGAGGAATTCGATGTACGTAAAAGCTTATCTAATCCGTTAAAAGGACGAACACGTACGTCTTTTGCCTCTGTAGAGGAAGAGCGAGATCACCTGAAAGTACAGGTGGACTACTTAAAAAAGCGGTATCCAAATCTGGTAAAGGAGGCTTCCTCAGTCAGCAAGACAACTATCAAGTAATTGAAGAACTCCGTGAGTTACACGGTGTCACGCGTTTATTAACCATTGCAGGTGTACCCAGAGCCAGCTACTACAAATGGCGTGCAACGCGATCTAAGCGTATTGAAAGACAAGCGCGAGATCATGAAATCAAGGAGCACATGATGGCTATTCATTCCGTTCATTCTTACTTTGGATATCCACGTATGATGACGGCTTTATGGGAAGCAGGCTATCGTGTCAACCACAAAAAGGTAGCGCGGCTCATGAGGGAATTATCCATCCAATCCGTGATACGAAGGAAAAGACAACGATTCAATTATACACCTTCTGTCGTATATCCTAACCGATTGAAGCGTCAATTTCATGCTACAGGCCCTCAACAAAAGATGGTCACAGATATCACCTATATCTCCGATGGTACACGCTTTTATTACCTGTCTGCGATTCAGGACTTATTTAACAATGAGATCGTAGCTTGGCA
Coding sequences within:
- a CDS encoding NAD-dependent epimerase/dehydratase family protein, which translates into the protein MNIVITGAAGFIGSHLSEALLKRGHTVIGIDDLEHTTNRNIKEDNLKNILGHPQFQWNSTDLLKIDLDHLINNADVIFHLAGIAGVRNSWGLSFNDYLQANVLLTQKILEACKKSARLKKIVYASSSSVYGGGSGPFSSEESPTRPISPYGLTKLAGEHLCSLYYKQYGLPYTALRYFTVYGPRQRPDMGFHRFMKAAILDQPLTIYGNGQQTRDFTYISDLVEGNIQAMNYKNHGTVFNIGGVETASVNEVITTIERLSGKKLQLSYLPEQPGDPFTTRGDISFARNELGYHPIISLDEGMTEQWAYISGLYGNEVASPK
- a CDS encoding transposase; protein product: MAKKGQVFQQYTNEFKEVAVKEYLKGLASFKVVAENLGIRNCTQLKVWVRKWRDGEEFDVRKSLSNPLKGRTRTSFASVEEERDHLKVQVDYLKKRYPNLVKEASSVSKTTIK
- a CDS encoding YheC/YheD family protein gives rise to the protein MIGILYSKTMLLHLIKGKRSFEKPSFYVETTREIGEEIIFLSLSDINWSKGTVRGWNGVDPIIIRRSLPDVIINRTRTNHPHTKMLIQRLKRMGKIVLNEQNVISKLEIHHILTKNNKLVPYLPETDSVTHHSVRDLLEHNTSLFLKPSTASVGNGIIRIRKINNKTVAEINILGRTKMYRVGINQIITMVKRKKRDYLVQGGVSLMKYNGNPVDFRVSMQKNGKGRWQYTGMVGRVAKKGSIVTNLHCGGQSLKATKLFEHWGWNSARIEGAVAKLGLRIAKTLEKEFPNIADLGLDIALDESQHPWIIEVNFRDLRITFRDAGDKETWRSTFKTPIYYAAYLIKQIREQQNTRGLDLNNSDLPDEHDIYRDENATPTETVPELPSVLES